Proteins found in one Microcella daejeonensis genomic segment:
- a CDS encoding LLM class flavin-dependent oxidoreductase, which produces MSDERSIPLSLLDLAPIAPGQSVGESFAASVRLAQTGEEAGYRRVWYAEHHSMATIASSAPAVLIAHIAAHTSTIRLGAGGVMLPNHAPLTIAEQYGTLAELHPERIDLGLGRAPGSDRTTMRALRRDAASSEAFPQDVRELQGYLADDSLIPGVRAVPGAGTNVPLYILGSSLFGAQLAAAFGLPFAFASHFAPDLLLEASARYRAGFTPSAQLAEPHMIAAVNVIAAETDEDARAQHRAAVRHRVRLMIARGPEPVTYSDEQIDAFLTTPQGAQIADMMRHTAVGAPGEVRQYLHEFARHAQADELITAHASLDLDARLASVRLTAEAMRPVLAA; this is translated from the coding sequence GTGAGTGACGAGCGCAGCATCCCCCTCTCCCTTCTCGATCTGGCCCCCATCGCCCCCGGGCAGTCGGTGGGCGAGAGCTTCGCGGCGAGCGTGCGCCTCGCGCAGACGGGGGAGGAGGCCGGCTACCGCCGCGTCTGGTACGCCGAGCACCACAGCATGGCCACGATCGCCTCCTCGGCGCCCGCCGTGCTCATCGCGCACATCGCCGCGCACACCTCGACGATCCGCCTCGGGGCGGGCGGCGTCATGCTGCCCAATCACGCGCCGCTCACGATCGCCGAGCAGTACGGCACCCTCGCCGAGCTGCACCCCGAGCGCATCGACCTCGGGCTGGGGCGCGCGCCCGGCAGCGACCGCACCACGATGCGGGCGCTGCGGCGCGATGCCGCCTCGAGCGAGGCGTTCCCGCAGGACGTGCGCGAGCTGCAGGGCTACCTCGCCGACGACTCGCTCATCCCCGGGGTCCGTGCCGTTCCCGGCGCCGGAACGAACGTGCCCCTCTACATCCTCGGCTCGTCCCTCTTCGGGGCGCAGCTCGCCGCCGCCTTCGGTCTGCCGTTCGCCTTCGCCTCGCACTTCGCGCCCGACCTGCTGCTGGAGGCCTCCGCCCGCTACCGCGCCGGCTTCACGCCCTCAGCCCAGCTCGCCGAGCCCCACATGATCGCCGCCGTCAACGTCATCGCGGCGGAGACCGACGAGGATGCCCGGGCGCAGCACCGCGCCGCCGTGCGGCATCGCGTGCGGCTGATGATCGCGCGCGGGCCCGAGCCGGTGACCTACAGCGACGAGCAGATCGACGCGTTCCTCACCACGCCGCAGGGAGCGCAGATCGCCGACATGATGCGGCACACCGCGGTCGGCGCTCCGGGGGAAGTGCGCCAGTACCTGCACGAGTTCGCGCGGCACGCCCAGGCCGACGAGCTCATCACCGCGCACGCCTCGCTCGACCTCGACGCGCGGCTGGCGTCGGTGCGGCTCACGGCCGAGGCGATGCGGCCCGTGCTGGCGGCGTAG
- a CDS encoding RNA-binding S4 domain-containing protein has protein sequence MTTDDPIEAVSIGGDMIRLGQFLKFSGLLDSGGDAKEVIIDGYVTVNGEVDRRRGRQLHDGDVVSFEGRTVRVRP, from the coding sequence ATGACGACTGACGATCCGATCGAGGCCGTATCCATCGGCGGCGACATGATCCGCCTCGGGCAGTTCCTGAAGTTCTCCGGCCTGCTCGACTCCGGCGGCGACGCCAAGGAGGTCATCATCGACGGCTACGTCACCGTGAACGGCGAGGTCGATCGTCGCCGGGGCCGCCAACTGCACGACGGCGATGTTGTGAGCTTTGAGGGCCGCACGGTGCGCGTGCGGCCCTGA
- a CDS encoding DedA family protein — protein MLATDLGLFDVEGIITGAGPWALVVVCAIVFVETGLLVGFLLPGDTLLIITGVLTYTGVVEQPIWLVCLAITLATMGGDNLGYWIGRTVGPSIFERKSAGFFSKKSVARTEAFFLKYGGFAITIARFIAVVRTIAPVAAGVGRMNYRTFLFFDTIGAVLWGTGLTLLGWGVAHIPGVADLVTAHFETVLLIIIGFVLLGIAFHVLKERREQKQEEALEKAGIPVPEPTIWVEGEQHDGRHEAAHTGAHDPRKVVGKPDGRHEKPDGLL, from the coding sequence ATGCTCGCGACCGATCTCGGTCTCTTCGATGTCGAAGGGATCATCACGGGTGCCGGGCCGTGGGCGCTCGTCGTCGTCTGCGCCATCGTCTTCGTCGAGACGGGCCTGCTGGTCGGCTTCCTGCTGCCGGGCGACACCCTGCTCATCATCACCGGCGTTCTCACCTACACCGGGGTCGTCGAGCAGCCGATCTGGCTCGTCTGCCTCGCGATCACGCTCGCGACGATGGGCGGCGACAACCTCGGCTACTGGATCGGCCGCACGGTCGGCCCGTCGATCTTCGAGCGCAAGTCGGCCGGGTTCTTCTCGAAGAAGTCCGTCGCCCGCACCGAGGCCTTCTTCCTCAAGTACGGCGGCTTCGCCATCACGATCGCCCGCTTCATCGCGGTGGTGCGCACGATCGCCCCCGTCGCCGCCGGCGTCGGGCGCATGAACTACCGCACCTTCCTCTTCTTCGACACGATCGGCGCCGTTCTCTGGGGCACCGGGCTGACGCTGCTCGGCTGGGGCGTCGCGCACATCCCCGGGGTCGCCGACCTCGTGACGGCGCACTTCGAGACCGTGCTGCTCATCATCATCGGGTTCGTGCTGCTCGGCATCGCCTTCCACGTGCTCAAGGAGCGCCGCGAGCAGAAGCAGGAAGAGGCGCTCGAGAAGGCCGGCATCCCCGTTCCCGAGCCGACCATCTGGGTCGAGGGCGAGCAGCACGACGGCCGGCACGAGGCCGCGCACACGGGCGCGCACGACCCGCGCAAGGTCGTCGGCAAGCCCGACGGCCGTCACGAGAAGCCCGACGGACTGCTCTGA
- a CDS encoding PucR family transcriptional regulator translates to MPVTLAQMLAVPALGLRAVAADAEALARPWQWVHSSDLSDPTPFLSPGDALLTTGTQWPDDAAIAPWVERLAAAGVPAVGFGTEVVRAGTPAELERACTAHGIALFEVPYRTPFIAVARAVADAEERERYARVRWSLETQRAIAVAALKADGLAATLDELARRIDAPVALLGPDGEVALTGRSPAPALTPAVLAAARRLLAEGRRAATTVDGTALQTVGRSDALRGILAVGDAAAHDDAVRAVVTSVVAMAGLALERDRTLARAIDHLRTGLLAALLRGERELVASTSRALWGPLPEEPLAVAVLDVLAAQRAGVLELLETRVERSRGGLFHARDGGRIVIAVPEARADLVAEIVERTRVTGGLVRGTDYASLAGAVDDAGRAADRASAAHPLVDFASVRDDGVLASLSGDDTRRIAAAVLAPLDEHDARTGDQLVRTLAEWLGADAVAEAAAARLGVHRHTLRARVARAEGLLGRDLKAFPARAELWAALVAAGRA, encoded by the coding sequence ATGCCCGTGACGCTCGCGCAGATGCTCGCCGTGCCCGCTCTCGGACTGCGGGCCGTCGCCGCCGACGCCGAGGCGCTCGCCCGGCCGTGGCAGTGGGTGCACTCGAGCGATCTGAGCGATCCGACGCCGTTCCTCTCCCCCGGCGACGCGCTGCTGACCACCGGCACGCAGTGGCCCGACGATGCGGCGATCGCGCCGTGGGTCGAGCGGCTCGCCGCCGCGGGCGTTCCCGCGGTCGGCTTCGGCACCGAGGTGGTGCGCGCGGGCACGCCCGCCGAGCTCGAGCGCGCCTGCACCGCTCACGGCATCGCCCTGTTCGAGGTGCCGTACCGCACGCCGTTCATCGCCGTGGCCCGCGCGGTCGCCGACGCCGAGGAGCGCGAGCGCTACGCCCGTGTGCGCTGGAGCCTCGAGACCCAGCGCGCCATCGCGGTCGCCGCTCTCAAGGCCGACGGGCTCGCCGCCACGCTCGACGAGCTCGCGCGCCGCATCGACGCCCCCGTGGCGCTGCTCGGCCCCGACGGCGAGGTCGCGCTCACGGGGCGCTCCCCCGCCCCCGCGCTCACCCCGGCGGTGCTCGCCGCCGCCCGCCGCCTGCTCGCCGAGGGGCGCCGCGCTGCGACGACCGTCGACGGCACCGCCCTGCAGACGGTGGGGCGATCGGATGCCCTCCGCGGCATCCTCGCGGTCGGCGACGCCGCGGCGCACGACGACGCCGTGCGCGCGGTCGTGACGAGCGTGGTGGCCATGGCGGGCCTCGCCCTCGAGCGGGATCGCACTCTCGCCCGCGCGATCGACCACCTGCGCACGGGGCTGCTCGCCGCGCTGCTGCGCGGCGAGCGCGAGCTCGTCGCCTCCACCTCGCGCGCGCTCTGGGGGCCGCTGCCCGAGGAGCCGCTCGCCGTCGCCGTGCTCGATGTGCTCGCCGCCCAGCGCGCCGGGGTGCTCGAGCTGCTCGAGACGCGGGTCGAACGCAGCCGCGGCGGCCTCTTCCACGCGCGCGACGGCGGGCGCATCGTCATCGCCGTGCCGGAGGCGCGCGCCGACCTCGTCGCCGAGATCGTGGAGCGCACCCGTGTCACCGGCGGCCTCGTGCGCGGCACCGACTACGCGAGCCTCGCCGGCGCGGTCGACGACGCCGGCCGCGCCGCGGATCGGGCGAGCGCGGCGCACCCGCTCGTCGACTTCGCAAGCGTGCGCGACGACGGGGTGCTCGCCTCGCTCTCGGGCGATGACACCCGGCGCATCGCGGCCGCCGTGCTCGCACCGCTCGACGAGCACGACGCGCGCACGGGCGATCAGCTGGTGCGCACGCTGGCCGAATGGCTCGGCGCCGACGCGGTCGCCGAGGCGGCCGCCGCGCGCCTCGGGGTGCATCGGCACACGCTCCGGGCCCGGGTGGCGCGCGCGGAGGGGCTGCTCGGGCGCGACCTCAAGGCGTTCCCCGCGCGGGCGGAGCTGTGGGCGGCGCTCGTGGCGGCGGGGCGGGCGTGA
- the gabT gene encoding 4-aminobutyrate--2-oxoglutarate transaminase, giving the protein MTLTAPTPAPADAAAPAATAPQQGGPGLPQERRLVTAIPGPKSVELMQRKHAAVSSSVGTMMPVYTAAAGGGVLVDVDGNSLIDLGSGIAVTTVGNADPHVAAAVMAQVQSFTHTCFMVTPYDNYVTLAERLNALTPGDHAKKSALFNSGAEAVENAIKIARYYTGKSAVVAFDHGYHGRTNLTMALTAKAMPYKAGFGPFAPDVYRAPMSYPFRDGLSGAEAAKRAIHTMEKQIGADRLAAIIIEPIQGEGGFVVPAPGFLPALQKWANENGVVFIADEVQTGFARTGQMFASEHEGVVPDMMTLAKGIAGGLPLAAVVGRAEIMDAPHTGGLGGTYGGNPIATAAALATLDSYEANDSLARAAELGAIMTEVLTALQAQDARIGDIRGRGAMMAIELVTAEGAPDAALTAAVAKHCHMNGVIVLTCGTDGNVFRLLPPLSISDELLREGLGVLAEALAAN; this is encoded by the coding sequence ATGACCCTCACCGCGCCCACCCCCGCGCCCGCCGACGCCGCCGCGCCCGCCGCGACCGCGCCCCAGCAGGGCGGCCCCGGCCTGCCGCAGGAGCGCCGCCTCGTCACCGCCATCCCCGGCCCGAAGAGCGTCGAGCTCATGCAGCGCAAGCACGCGGCGGTCTCGAGCTCGGTCGGCACGATGATGCCCGTCTACACCGCGGCCGCGGGCGGCGGCGTGCTCGTCGACGTCGACGGCAACAGCCTCATCGACCTCGGCTCGGGCATCGCCGTCACGACCGTCGGCAACGCCGACCCGCACGTGGCCGCCGCCGTCATGGCGCAGGTGCAGAGCTTCACCCACACCTGCTTCATGGTCACGCCCTACGACAACTACGTCACCCTCGCTGAGAGGCTCAACGCGCTCACCCCCGGCGACCACGCCAAGAAGTCGGCCCTGTTCAACTCGGGCGCCGAGGCCGTGGAGAACGCCATCAAGATCGCCCGCTACTACACGGGCAAGAGCGCCGTCGTCGCCTTCGACCACGGCTACCACGGGCGCACGAACCTCACGATGGCGCTCACCGCCAAGGCCATGCCGTACAAGGCGGGCTTCGGCCCCTTCGCTCCCGACGTCTACCGCGCGCCGATGTCGTACCCGTTCCGCGACGGGCTCTCGGGCGCGGAGGCCGCGAAGCGGGCCATCCACACGATGGAGAAGCAGATCGGCGCCGACCGCCTCGCCGCGATCATCATCGAGCCCATCCAGGGCGAGGGCGGCTTCGTCGTGCCCGCCCCCGGCTTCCTGCCGGCGCTGCAGAAGTGGGCCAACGAGAACGGCGTCGTCTTCATCGCCGACGAGGTGCAGACCGGCTTCGCCCGCACCGGCCAGATGTTCGCGAGCGAGCACGAGGGCGTCGTGCCCGACATGATGACCCTCGCCAAGGGCATCGCGGGCGGCCTGCCGCTCGCCGCCGTGGTGGGCCGTGCCGAGATCATGGATGCCCCGCACACCGGCGGCCTCGGCGGCACCTACGGCGGCAACCCCATCGCGACGGCCGCCGCACTCGCCACCCTCGACAGCTACGAGGCCAACGACTCGCTGGCCCGCGCCGCCGAGCTCGGAGCGATCATGACCGAGGTGCTCACCGCCCTGCAGGCGCAGGATGCGCGCATCGGCGACATCCGCGGCCGCGGCGCGATGATGGCGATCGAGCTCGTCACCGCCGAGGGCGCGCCCGACGCCGCCCTCACCGCGGCCGTCGCGAAGCACTGCCACATGAACGGCGTCATCGTGCTCACCTGCGGCACCGACGGCAACGTGTTCCGGCTGCTTCCGCCGCTGTCGATCAGCGACGAGCTGCTGCGCGAGGGTCTCGGCGTGCTCGCCGAGGCGCTGGCCGCGAACTAG
- a CDS encoding NAD-dependent succinate-semialdehyde dehydrogenase, whose protein sequence is MISESDLLAKVPTGLYIGGEWIGAEGGKTLVVSDPSTGAALVEIADASVADGKRAMDAAAEVQAEWAATAPRVRGEILRRAFDLTQERADEFALLMTLEMGKPLAEARGEVGYGGEFLRWFSEEAVRISGRYGQNPEGTGTMVVSRKPVGPAFLITPWNFPLAMATRKIAPAIAAGCTSVVKPAALTPLTTLYFVKLLEEAGLPKGVVNVVTTSSSSTLSAEIIADPRLRKLSFTGSTGVGRQLLKQAADGILRTSMELGGNAPFVVFDDADLDKAVDGAMLAKFRNIGQACTAANRFLVQRGVVEEFSRRVTERVQAMRMGRGTEEGVTIGPLVNDAAVDGSHELVQDAVDRGASLATGGAVPEGAGSFYPPTVLTDVPRDSRLLTEEIFGPVLAIVPFDTEDEAVELANATEYGLVSYVFTEDLRRGMRMIDRLDTGMMGLNAGVVSNAAAPFGGVKQSGIGREGGLEGIDEYLVTKYTLIPHA, encoded by the coding sequence ATGATCAGCGAATCCGACCTGCTCGCGAAGGTCCCCACCGGCCTGTACATCGGCGGGGAGTGGATCGGCGCCGAGGGCGGCAAGACCCTCGTCGTCAGCGACCCCTCGACGGGCGCCGCGCTCGTCGAGATCGCCGACGCCTCCGTCGCCGACGGCAAGCGCGCGATGGATGCCGCTGCCGAGGTTCAGGCGGAGTGGGCGGCCACGGCCCCCCGCGTGCGCGGTGAGATCCTCCGCCGCGCGTTCGACCTCACGCAGGAGCGCGCCGACGAGTTCGCCCTGCTCATGACGCTGGAGATGGGCAAGCCGCTCGCCGAGGCGCGCGGCGAGGTCGGCTACGGCGGCGAGTTCCTGCGCTGGTTCAGCGAGGAGGCCGTGCGCATCTCGGGCCGCTACGGCCAGAACCCCGAGGGCACGGGCACGATGGTCGTCTCGCGCAAGCCGGTCGGCCCCGCGTTCCTCATCACGCCGTGGAACTTCCCGCTCGCGATGGCGACCCGCAAGATCGCCCCCGCGATCGCCGCCGGCTGCACCTCGGTCGTCAAGCCCGCCGCCCTCACGCCGCTCACGACCCTCTACTTCGTGAAGCTGCTCGAGGAGGCCGGGCTGCCGAAGGGGGTCGTCAACGTCGTCACGACCTCGAGCAGCTCCACGCTCTCGGCCGAGATCATCGCCGACCCGCGCCTGCGCAAGCTCTCGTTCACCGGCTCGACCGGGGTCGGACGCCAGCTGCTCAAGCAGGCCGCCGACGGCATCCTGCGCACCTCGATGGAGCTCGGCGGCAACGCGCCCTTCGTCGTCTTCGACGACGCCGACCTCGACAAGGCGGTCGACGGCGCGATGCTGGCGAAGTTCCGCAACATCGGGCAGGCCTGCACGGCGGCCAACCGGTTCCTCGTGCAGCGCGGCGTGGTCGAGGAGTTCAGCCGCCGCGTCACCGAGCGGGTGCAGGCGATGCGCATGGGCCGTGGCACCGAGGAGGGCGTCACGATCGGCCCGCTCGTCAACGACGCGGCCGTCGACGGCTCGCACGAGCTGGTGCAGGATGCCGTGGACCGCGGCGCCTCGCTGGCGACGGGCGGCGCGGTGCCGGAGGGCGCGGGCTCGTTCTACCCGCCCACCGTGCTCACCGACGTGCCGCGCGACAGCCGCCTGCTGACGGAGGAGATCTTCGGCCCCGTGCTCGCCATCGTTCCCTTCGACACGGAGGACGAGGCGGTCGAGCTCGCCAACGCCACCGAGTACGGCCTCGTGAGCTACGTCTTCACCGAGGATCTGCGCCGCGGCATGCGCATGATCGACCGCCTCGACACGGGCATGATGGGCCTCAACGCGGGCGTCGTCTCGAACGCCGCAGCGCCCTTCGGCGGGGTCAAGCAGTCGGGGATCGGCCGCGAGGGCGGCCTCGAGGGCATCGACGAGTACCTCGTCACCAAGTACACGCTGATCCCGCACGCGTAG
- a CDS encoding DUF998 domain-containing protein, producing MTPSLARPRAVHPAAVVSASLAPVFFIGGTIVAELAWPGFDPVNQTISELAAGDAPTRVFMTAMFVLTGLCHLVTAALVPAIGLLGRLSLGLAGVALWAVAAFPLPTVETTSAAHYYSAMIGFIALAAWPFLGMRRGPDAPWLLRPLGATLGTLLLGGLCIGFAQLEAMDGPFIGLSERVAANTESVWPLLIVLALVLRGRRARRS from the coding sequence GTGACCCCATCCCTCGCCCGCCCGCGCGCGGTGCATCCCGCCGCTGTCGTCTCGGCCTCGCTCGCCCCCGTGTTCTTCATCGGCGGCACGATCGTCGCCGAGCTCGCCTGGCCGGGATTCGATCCGGTGAACCAGACCATCAGCGAGCTGGCGGCCGGGGATGCCCCGACCCGCGTCTTCATGACGGCGATGTTCGTGCTCACCGGCCTCTGCCACCTCGTCACCGCCGCGCTCGTGCCCGCCATCGGGCTGCTCGGCCGCCTCTCGCTGGGCCTCGCCGGCGTCGCACTGTGGGCCGTCGCGGCCTTCCCCCTGCCGACGGTGGAGACCACCTCGGCCGCGCACTACTACTCGGCCATGATCGGGTTCATCGCCCTCGCGGCCTGGCCGTTCCTCGGGATGCGGCGCGGACCCGACGCCCCCTGGCTGCTGCGCCCGCTCGGCGCCACCCTCGGCACGCTGCTGCTCGGCGGGCTGTGCATCGGCTTCGCCCAGCTCGAGGCGATGGACGGGCCGTTCATCGGCCTCTCGGAGCGCGTGGCCGCGAACACCGAGTCGGTCTGGCCGCTGCTCATCGTGCTCGCGCTCGTGCTGCGCGGGCGGCGCGCGCGCCGCAGCTGA
- a CDS encoding ZIP family metal transporter has translation MPEVLIAGLAGLGAASWLVVGAAMGWFLRLPATLVAGVMAFGAGALVSTLAFELVGEARRTGGVLPTLGGFVLGAVVFVAADLLLARRGARARKPSIALQSEPGVHALPAATASSAVGLAVALGALLDGVPESLVLGLSLADGGAVSLPILVAVAVSNLPEGLGSAAGMKHEGRSARYVFGVWGGIALASGIAAAMGFALLAEAPLEAIAVVTTIAAGAILAMVANTLIPEAFASDRSFTGLWAALGFALSFALTQLG, from the coding sequence ATGCCCGAGGTGCTCATCGCCGGGCTGGCCGGGCTCGGCGCCGCGAGCTGGCTCGTCGTCGGGGCGGCGATGGGATGGTTCCTGCGCCTGCCCGCCACGCTCGTGGCCGGCGTCATGGCCTTCGGCGCCGGCGCCCTCGTCTCGACCCTCGCCTTCGAGCTCGTCGGCGAGGCCCGCCGCACGGGAGGGGTGCTACCCACCCTCGGCGGGTTCGTGCTCGGCGCCGTCGTCTTCGTCGCCGCCGACCTGCTGCTCGCCCGACGGGGCGCCCGCGCGCGCAAGCCCTCGATCGCCCTGCAGAGCGAGCCCGGCGTGCACGCGCTGCCGGCGGCGACCGCGAGCAGCGCCGTCGGGCTCGCCGTCGCCCTGGGGGCGCTGCTCGACGGCGTTCCGGAGAGCCTCGTGCTCGGGCTCTCGCTCGCCGACGGCGGGGCGGTGAGCCTGCCCATCCTCGTCGCGGTGGCCGTCTCCAACCTGCCGGAAGGGCTCGGCAGCGCCGCGGGCATGAAGCACGAGGGGCGCAGCGCGCGCTACGTCTTCGGGGTCTGGGGCGGCATCGCGCTCGCCTCGGGCATCGCCGCGGCGATGGGCTTCGCACTCCTCGCCGAGGCTCCGCTGGAGGCCATCGCGGTCGTGACCACCATCGCGGCGGGAGCCATCTTGGCGATGGTCGCCAACACGCTCATCCCCGAGGCCTTCGCCTCCGACCGCTCGTTCACCGGCCTGTGGGCCGCCCTCGGATTCGCCCTCTCGTTCGCGCTGACGCAGCTGGGCTGA
- a CDS encoding SIR2 family protein has product MATDANTLIAAFAEAVRLGEASVFVGAGLSVAAGLDDWKSLIKDIREVAQVPDAVSDGPLAAEYVVQERGRNELDEHVRNRLDTDATPTASHFHLAALAVRDFWTTNYDTLMEDALSATKLPLRVLVSESDYQRGLRTTAARRLTKMHGSLEGEPRSRTWSSKPVLTRTDYEWYEERHPITWARLRAEWLTNSFLFLGLSFDDPNLNILLQLTRSLPENAKAPTHYVVLKREAGELDARLQDLRVRDLEASGVTVIMIDSFDAMTPLLARLEVRCREPRLFIAGSFDAADREASEFAASVASGVGQTLAQLVRDHELAVASFGGPSALAVGRALRDALGPSDYSPESIRFYYRKAVTDDESLPIEHRVGMAVFTEQDLAEMRTSVFQQVRAMLIVGGGRRTAEEAREARAHGVQIIPVAATGGAAEQLWQEILDQDGIEAHDLELWNQLRVGDAESVTKSAVEMVGRLMFA; this is encoded by the coding sequence GTGGCCACCGACGCGAACACGCTCATTGCCGCTTTCGCCGAGGCCGTTCGCCTAGGCGAAGCGTCTGTATTCGTCGGCGCAGGCCTCTCCGTCGCCGCTGGGCTGGACGACTGGAAATCGCTGATCAAGGACATCAGGGAGGTTGCTCAGGTCCCGGATGCCGTGTCAGATGGACCTCTCGCTGCCGAGTACGTGGTGCAGGAGCGGGGTCGCAACGAACTCGATGAGCACGTACGAAATCGACTGGATACCGATGCCACGCCAACAGCCTCGCACTTCCACCTCGCAGCCTTGGCGGTACGGGACTTCTGGACAACGAACTACGACACCCTTATGGAAGATGCTCTCTCGGCCACCAAACTCCCCCTGAGGGTCCTCGTAAGCGAGAGCGACTATCAACGTGGCTTGAGGACGACGGCAGCTCGACGGCTCACGAAGATGCACGGCTCTTTGGAAGGAGAGCCAAGATCACGAACTTGGTCATCTAAACCAGTGCTGACTCGAACCGACTACGAGTGGTACGAAGAGCGCCACCCAATCACATGGGCTCGACTGCGAGCAGAGTGGTTGACGAACAGCTTCCTGTTTTTGGGTCTGAGCTTTGATGATCCGAACTTGAACATCTTGCTCCAACTAACCCGCTCGTTGCCCGAAAACGCCAAGGCTCCTACGCACTACGTAGTGTTGAAGAGGGAAGCTGGAGAGTTGGATGCTCGACTACAAGACTTGCGCGTGCGGGATCTAGAAGCCTCTGGAGTGACAGTCATCATGATTGATTCGTTCGACGCCATGACGCCACTTCTCGCGCGGCTCGAAGTCCGGTGTAGAGAACCTCGATTGTTCATCGCGGGAAGCTTCGATGCGGCGGATCGAGAAGCATCCGAGTTTGCCGCATCGGTCGCCAGCGGCGTCGGACAGACCCTTGCTCAACTCGTGCGCGACCACGAACTCGCTGTTGCCTCATTTGGTGGTCCGTCGGCCCTTGCTGTCGGTCGGGCGCTCCGGGACGCATTAGGTCCCAGCGACTACAGCCCAGAAAGCATCCGGTTCTACTACCGAAAAGCTGTGACTGACGACGAATCGCTACCCATCGAACACCGGGTCGGAATGGCCGTCTTCACCGAGCAAGACCTTGCCGAAATGCGAACGAGCGTGTTCCAACAAGTGCGGGCGATGCTCATTGTGGGCGGAGGCAGACGTACTGCGGAAGAAGCCAGGGAGGCCCGAGCCCATGGCGTGCAGATCATCCCGGTTGCGGCGACTGGGGGTGCTGCGGAGCAACTCTGGCAGGAGATCCTTGACCAGGACGGCATTGAAGCGCATGACCTCGAACTGTGGAATCAATTGCGGGTAGGGGACGCGGAGTCTGTGACCAAATCTGCTGTTGAGATGGTCGGTCGCCTTATGTTCGCCTGA
- a CDS encoding primase 1D-like protein, with translation MINNILSGVPAGSKVKVSHLQAAPRVQRRVEGAEASEALIAEARTLRTFTGMPFWHALFLAGEQAESGVPDDILRSAMYHQDPADGDVTTLEVGPHTPDDLIALAEKVEGRDVLALTSRVELPTGEERFIPMLDFTSKSDLRGSASTVASAARVLGAPGFLAASGRSFHFYGSQLMERAEQTNFWARALLLTPIVDERWIAHQLRQGEGALRISPNERGQVPRFTARVP, from the coding sequence TTGATCAACAACATCTTGAGCGGGGTTCCGGCGGGCAGCAAGGTCAAGGTGAGCCACCTGCAAGCCGCCCCCCGGGTTCAACGTCGAGTAGAGGGCGCAGAGGCGAGCGAAGCCTTGATCGCTGAAGCGCGCACCCTTCGAACCTTCACGGGGATGCCGTTTTGGCATGCACTTTTTTTGGCAGGAGAGCAGGCCGAATCGGGGGTTCCGGATGACATCCTTCGATCCGCGATGTACCACCAGGACCCTGCCGATGGAGACGTGACGACCCTGGAAGTGGGACCACACACGCCAGACGACCTCATCGCCCTGGCTGAGAAGGTGGAAGGTCGCGATGTACTTGCTCTTACGTCCAGGGTTGAGTTGCCCACCGGTGAAGAGCGATTCATCCCCATGCTCGACTTCACCTCCAAGTCGGACCTCAGGGGTTCCGCTTCAACGGTTGCGTCGGCAGCTCGGGTACTAGGTGCGCCGGGCTTCCTGGCGGCATCTGGTCGTTCGTTCCACTTCTATGGTTCGCAACTGATGGAACGCGCGGAGCAGACGAATTTCTGGGCGCGAGCTCTCTTGCTTACGCCGATTGTCGATGAGCGGTGGATCGCACATCAGCTCCGCCAAGGAGAGGGAGCGCTGCGCATCTCGCCCAACGAGCGCGGGCAAGTACCGCGCTTCACGGCCCGCGTACCCTAG